Proteins from a genomic interval of Rosa chinensis cultivar Old Blush chromosome 2, RchiOBHm-V2, whole genome shotgun sequence:
- the LOC112186191 gene encoding acyl-coenzyme A oxidase 2, peroxisomal — protein sequence MQAPNRDPTAEDDSQSAARRIQRLSLHLTPAAISPDDHRQISRLECAKAAAKLNVDTKSLSSYMRGKHREIQDKVMDYFNNRPDLQTPVEILKDDHRELCMRQLTGLVREAGIRPFRYIVEDPAKYFAVLEAVGGVDMSLGIKMGVQYSLWGGSVINLGTKKHKDKYFDGIDNLEYPGCFAMTELHHGSNVQGLQTMATFDPITDEFVIDTPNDGAIKWWIGNAAVHGKFATVFAKLMLPTHDERGVSDMGVHAFIVPIRDMKTHQTLPGIEINDCGHKVGLNGVDNGALRFRAVRIPRDNLLNRFGDVSRDGKYTSSLPSINKRFAATLGELVGGRVGLAYSSGSVLKVAGTIAIRYSLLRQQFGPPKQPEVSILDYQSQQHKLMPMLASTYAFHFATLHLVEKYSEMKKTHDEQLVADVHSLSAGLKAYVTSYTAKSLSICREACGGHGYAAVNRFGSLRNDHDIFQTFEGDNTVLLQQVAGDLLKQYKEKFQGGTLTVTWNYLRESMNSYLSQPNPVTARWESEDHLRDPKFQLDAFRYRTSRLLQSVAVRLRKHSKTLGSFGAWNRCLNHLLTLAESHIESVILAKFIEAVQNCPDASSRAALKLVCDLYALDQIWKDIGTYRNVDYVAPNKAKAIHKLTAYLSFRVRNIAGELIDAFDIPDYVTRAPIAMQSDAYSQYTQHVGF from the exons atgcaGGCCCCGAACCGAGATCCAACGGCGGAGGACGACTCTCAGTCCGCCGCGCGGCGCATCCAACGGCTGTCCCTCCACCTGACGCCGGCCGCGATTTCACCGGACGACCACCGCCAAATCTCGAGGCTGGAGTGCGCCAAGGCGGCGGCGAAGCTCAACGTGGACACGAAGAGTCTGTCGAGCTACATGAGAGGAAAGCACAGGGAAATCCAAGATAAGGTTATGGACTACTTCAACAACAGGCCTGACCTTCAGACTCCGGTGGAGATTTTGAAGGACGATCACCGCGAGCTTTGTATGAGGCAGCTTACTGGTTTGGTTAGGGAGGCCGGAATCAGACCGTTCCGGTACATCGTCGAAGATCCGGCCAAGTACTTTGCGGTTCTGGAAGCCGTGGGCGGCGTCGACATGTCGCTTGGGATCAAGATGGGGGTGCAGTACAG TCTTTGGGGAGGTTCTGTAATCAACTTAGGAACTAAGAAACACAAGGATAAGTACTTCGATGGTATTGACAATCTGGAGTATCCAGGTTGTTTTGCTATGACTGAACTGCATCATG GCTCAAATGTTCAAGGTCTACAAACAATGGCAACATTTGATCCGATCACAGATGAGTTTGTAATTGACACACCAAATGATGGGGCCATCAAATGGTGGATTGGCAATGCTGCTGTTCATGGCAAGTTTGCCACTGTTTTTGCTAAGCTGATGTTGCCGACACATGATGAAAGAGGAGTATCTGATATGGGTGTCCACGCCTTCATTGTACCAATAAGGGATATGAAGACTCATCAAACTCTTCCAGGAATTGAGATAAACGATTGTGGCCATAAGGTTGGTCTGAATGGGGTGGACAATGGAGCATTAAGATTCCGCGCAGTGAGAATCCCTCGTGATAATCTTCTTAATCGCTTTGGAGATGTCTCTCGGGATGGTAAATACACAAGTAGCTTACCATCTATAAATAAAAGATTTGCTGCCACACTAGGAGAACTTGTAGGTGGGAGGGTCGGCCTTGCATATTCTTCAGGCAGTGTCTTGAAGGTTGCTGGCACAATTGCAATCCGATATTCTCTACTGCGTCAGCAGTTTGGTCCTCCAAAGCAACCTGAAGTCAGTATTCTTGATTACCAATCCCAGCAGCACAAGTTGATGCCAATGCTGGCTTCAACTTACGCATTCCATTTTGCCACACTACATTTGGTGGAGAAATATTCAGAGATGAAGAAGACTCATGATGAACAATTGGTTGCAGATGTCCATTCTCTTTCAGCAGGGCTCAAGGCTTATGTGACGTCATATACAGCAAAGTCATTGAGTATCTGTAGGGAAGCTTGTGGAGGCCATGGGTACGCTGCTGTCAACCGCTTTGGCAGTTTGAGGAATGACCATGACATTTTTCAGACATTCGAAGGGGACAACACGGTGCTTCTACAGCAG GTAGCAGGTGATCTGTTGAAGCAATACAAGGAGAAGTTTCAAGGCGGGACACTCACAGTTACCTGGAATTACCTTAGAGAATCCATGAACTCATACCTATCTCAGCCAAATCCAGTGACTGCTCGATGGGAAAGTGAAGACCATTTGCGAGATCCAAAGTTCCAGTTGGATGCTTTCAGA TACCGAACTTCTCGACTACTTCAAAGTGTTGCTGTTAGACTTCGCAAGCACTCTAAAACTCTTGGAAGTTTTGGCGCTTGGAATAGATGCTTAAACCACCTTTTGACACTTGCAGAGTCCCATATTGAATCTGTCATCCTTGCCAAGTTTATAGAAGCTGTGCAGAA CTGTCCAGATGCAAGTTCTCGAGCAGCTTTGAAACTCGTCTGTGATCTTTATGCCTTGGATCAAATATGGAAAGACATAGGAACCTATCGTAATGTTGATTATGTTGCACCAAACAAAGCTAAG GCAATCCACAAGCTCACTGCATACCTGAGTTTCCGAGTGAGAAATATAGCAGGGGAACTCATAGACGCATTTGATATTCCAGATTATGTTACGCGTGCCCCAATTGCAATGCAGTCAGATGCCTATTCTCAGTACACACAGCATGTGGGATTTTAA
- the LOC112189144 gene encoding uncharacterized protein LOC112189144, which yields MSNDNSADGSCKTRSALGDLTNRPLKRGFLKISADSEPKSGDGYGGNVGCRDGVSRKLAKQVSLGDENMVREKLGEDCNPKGLSSPKGMPDSVISPTCSAGDSTNDNNASVVVLDDDIGEKSNDSVMEVGDASRDNCLSVASMSTCSELCKNGCCDGGGKCQYEKPGQTSDDAQSTPTCEGLGNVVPRNDERDPAVGKVGATKYGSTEWSKMPTSLGSSMARCTTVNSAADLNAGDDLLNDCSCSFCLQAAHILSDLQYQDIKGRISALKKSQKEAGILVQKSFRGKEIDPKGPRYANKTSKLESDLSSQWRSLFLHMEDIFVNEGNHLHDKFVTLKDLRDNCKMELETAVGVPSERL from the exons ATGAGCAACGATAATTCAGCAGATGGGTCTTGCAAAACCCGTTCGGCTCTTGGTGATTTGACCAATCGGCCCCTCAAaagggggtttttgaagatttctgCAGATTCTGAACCGAAATCTGGAGATGGGTATGGGGGAAATGTGGGTTGTAGAGATGGGGTTTCGCGTAAATTGGCAAAGCAAGTGTCTTTGGGGGATGAGAATATGGTTCGAGAGAAATTGGGGGAAGATTGTAACCCTAAAGGTTTATCTTCGCCAAAGGGGATGCCAGATTCTGTGATTTCACCCACTTGCAGTGCAGGGGATTCGACGAATGACAACAATGCATCTGTTGTTGTGCTTGATGATGACATTGGGGAAAAGTCCAATGACAGTGTTATGGAAGTTGGTGATGCGTCGAGGGATAATTGCTTGTCGGTAGCTTCAATGTCCACATGCTCAGAGCTGTGCAAGAATGGCTGCTGTGATGGCGGTGGGAAATGTCAATATGAGAAACCGGGACAGACCTCTGATGATGCTCAGAGCACTCCTACATGTGAAGGATTAGGCAATGTTGTTCCCAGGAATGATGAAAGGGATCCTGCTGTTGGCAAAGTGGGTGCGACTAAATATGGCTCTACCGAGTGGTCTAAGATGCCTACCTCACTGGGTTCTTCAATGGCAAGATGCACAACTGTTAATAGTGCTGCTGATTTGAATGCAGGCGATGACTTGCTCAATGATTGCTCTTGTTCATTTTGCTTGCAAG CTGCTCACATTCTGTCAGACCTCCAATACCAGGATATAAAGGGTCGAATTTCTG CTttaaagaaaagtcaaaaagaAGCGGGCATATTGGTTCAGAAAAGTTTTAGGGGAAAGGAGATTGATCCTAAGGGACCACGGTACGCAAACAAAACATCAAAACTTGAATCTGATCTCTCAAGTCAGTGGAGATCACTCTTTCTTCACATGGAGGATATCTTTGTAAATGAAGGCAACCACCTT CACGACAAATTTGTCACGCTAAAAGATTTGAGAGACAACTGCAAGATGGAACTGGAAACAGCTGTTGGAGTGCCCTCAGAGAGACTGTAG